One genomic region from Yersinia canariae encodes:
- a CDS encoding helix-turn-helix transcriptional regulator codes for MKAKFNSPTSEERLQVLRNNGEPHDRLVREKERQHITSVSRSTAWKLEQVGQFPLRKSIGLKSCGWLLSDLLYWISER; via the coding sequence ATGAAAGCAAAATTCAACAGTCCAACATCAGAAGAACGCTTACAGGTATTACGCAACAATGGCGAACCTCATGATCGCCTCGTACGTGAAAAAGAGCGTCAGCACATTACATCTGTATCCCGTTCAACGGCCTGGAAACTAGAGCAAGTCGGTCAGTTTCCACTGCGTAAGTCTATTGGTCTGAAATCCTGCGGGTGGCTGTTAAGTGACCTGCTGTATTGGATCAGTGAGCGTTAA